Sequence from the Candidatus Obscuribacterales bacterium genome:
GCCGATTCACATTCCCCAATTGCTTCGGGCACCGGAACGTACAGATGTCACCCAGGTTCAGGAATACCTGCCGGATCTAGAAACATTGATGCCGGTTCAAGGCGTCATCCAAGTCACCCACAACGCCACCTATCTCGATGTGCGCGCGCAAGCGGAGACGATTGTCACCCTCACCTGCGATCGCTGCCTCAAGCAATATAATCACCGCCTTACCGTCGATGCCTCTGAACTGATCTGGTTATCCGATGGCTCCGAGGATG
This genomic interval carries:
- a CDS encoding YceD family protein, which encodes MAIRLQPIHIPQLLRAPERTDVTQVQEYLPDLETLMPVQGVIQVTHNATYLDVRAQAETIVTLTCDRCLKQYNHRLTVDASELIWLSDGSEDEASNLVEKETLLDDLVESIPPQGYFDLGSWLYEQLCLAFPHRQLCDESCAGIPLETMSTPALVDHRWASLAQLKSQMDQSS